In a genomic window of Clostridia bacterium:
- a CDS encoding ABC transporter: REYEHTLLFVSHDRRFINSVANQIMTIEDHKLKTFKGSYEEYMASRTKVRDREKEQIEEEILLLETRLTEVISKISMPSKKDDPELLEIEYREILGQIRCLKNLLE; this comes from the coding sequence CGAGAGTATGAACACACCCTGCTCTTTGTCTCTCATGACCGGCGCTTTATAAATTCAGTAGCTAATCAGATCATGACCATCGAAGATCACAAGCTTAAAACTTTCAAGGGTAGCTATGAAGAATATATGGCTAGTAGGACAAAAGTTAGAGATAGGGAAAAAGAGCAGATCGAGGAAGAAATCTTACTCTTAGAAACTCGTTTGACGGAGGTAATAAGTAAAATCTCTATGCCCTCCAAGAAGGATGATCCAGAGCTTTTAGAGATCGAATACCGGGAAATCTTAGGGCAAATTCGCTGCTTGAAGAATCTCCTTGAATAA